The genomic window AGTAATTGAAGATCAAAATCAAAAACTGAATGACCTGCAACAACAAATAAATGAATTAAAAAAGTTGATTGGTTTAAAACATTAAAATCTCAATTCAGAAAACATGAAAACATTATTCATAAACAATCAAAGTAATACGGGTCAGCAGATACTTCTGCTGCGAACCGACAGGGGGATCAAACTAATCGATATTGACACAATAGTAAGAATAGAAGCCCTCAGCAATTACAGTAAATTATTTTTTTCGGATAATAAAACACTGGTTGTAGCAAAACTGCTGCATTGGTTTGAAGAACAGCTTTCATCCCTTTCTGTAAAAGACAATAGGGGAGAGAATGAGGATTTCATTCGCATACATCGTACCCATCTTGTCAATAAAAAATTTATCCGGCACTATCAATCAGGAAAAATAAAACTGGTAAGTGGTGAGTACATTGATGTGGCTAAAAGAAAGAAAACTTTGTTCCTGAAATTATGGGATGCTGCTGCTTAAAATTTTTTTATTCTTTTAAAATGAGGTATAGAAAAATATTTTGAAAAACC from Bacteroidota bacterium includes these protein-coding regions:
- a CDS encoding LytTR family transcriptional regulator produces the protein MKTLFINNQSNTGQQILLLRTDRGIKLIDIDTIVRIEALSNYSKLFFSDNKTLVVAKLLHWFEEQLSSLSVKDNRGENEDFIRIHRTHLVNKKFIRHYQSGKIKLVSGEYIDVAKRKKTLFLKLWDAAA